Below is a window of Watersipora subatra chromosome 11, tzWatSuba1.1, whole genome shotgun sequence DNA.
AATGGATTGTGTCGCAACTTATGTAGAGTGGAAACGTCGAAAGGCGAGTGCTGTCGGAAGGAGCTGATGTTCATCTAGTCACACTCTGATGTAGGTTTTTCTTGCTTCTCAAAGACGAATGGCACATGCGTATCGCATCTTAAAATTATGTAGAGTGGAAACGTCTAAAAGCGGGTGCTGCTAGAAGGAGCTGATGTTGATCTAGTGGCACTCTGATGCAGGTTTTTCTTGCCTCTCAAAGATCAACAGCACAGGCGTATCGCATCATAAAATTATGTAGAGTGGAAATGTCTAAAGGCGAGTGCTGTCGGAAGGAGCTGATGTTGATTTAGTGGCACTCTGATGCAGGTTTTTCTTGCCCCTCAAAGACAAACAGCACACGCGTATTGCATCTCGAAATCGAGGATTCATAAACGCATAGATAACTGGATTAGTCACATGgttgataaaataaaagtgcCAGATAAACTGTCGATAGTCGTTTCTTCCACACACATCGTCAAATTTATTGTCGGAATCTCCTTCACACGCCCCGGTGAACATCATGATAATGAGAGGTGCATAGgctaaaatgaaaaacaaagttATGAGAAAAAGCGTAATGGCTGTATGCAAGTGTGGCAGACGCTTTTTCCTCCCACTCTTAACTGTTCGAGTAGTGACTCCACTTGATAGGTTGCTTGTTTCTATCATAACTTCAGAACTAAGCTCTGTGCCTGAACTTGGAGGGGAGGCGGTAGCATCGGATGAAGTTACAACATTTGTTGTGGCCGATGTTGGTTTGTTGTGATTCCACATTTTCATTTTGCGATGTAGACTGTAGACTTTACCAAATATTAAAGAGTAAAGCGTGGTGAAAATGATCGCCATTATTAGAAACGATATTATGAGGCCTTCCCAGAGAGCATACCAGATCTCAATTGACATTATCTCAGTTGTTGGATGACATACAAGTGTATTGCATCGTATTTCACCTTCACAAAACTGTGATAAAAGTTGCTTCTCAATCGGGCTGTAGACAGAAAAAGACAGCGCTTGTGGCAGCGCAATGGCTAGGCATGCAAGagacagaaaaaataaaatcatcTTTGCTCGAAACTTTGTGATGACTGTCCCCTTAACCATAAACACAAGAATGAATCGGTCAATTGCAATGACCAACAGAATTGCTCCAGAAAGGGGTATAGACAGAAGGTAAATAAGTTTATCAAATTTGCAAGCAAACTCCGATCCGTGATCTTCATAGAAGAGTTCGTAAAGCCAGATTGGCATCGTTATAGAGCAGACGAGAAGATCCACAACAGCGAGTGACAAAATGAAAATTGAAGTTGTTGTCTTTTTTATAAACTTGGCAaacattattattgtgatgACATTACCGATAATGCCAAAAAAGCACAACGGAGCAAAAAACCCAAAGCTTGCCCAGATCCAGCCTGCCTGTGACATGTCGCTAAAATCAATAGCTTCACTTTGCTGGTCGATCATTTTTGACGTGAAACCGCATAAGATTTCTTTATGATGGTCCGCGCACTTGTCCAGGTCAAAGTTGCTAGTAATGTTATCTTTATAGAAGAAATTTTCAGGGCTAGTAGTCTGTACTAGCTGTGAAGGGGTAAAACTGTTAGAGTCCATAGCTTCTGTAATAAAAGCAAAAgcatatattaatataacatGAGCTATCAATATTCAAGGATTAAACATACATGTGACGATAACTTTTACACAAGATTGGATGCTGGAATGCCAAGATAAGGCAGACAACACATGAACACTAATTATACAAGGAGGTATAGACTGTGAGATGTTGACACGACTGGTCTATTACGGAAATTTATAGATCCTATTAGAAAAGCGATGCTTCCGATTGAATGAGTTTTCCGGTTTGACTCGCTGATTTTTTGTGCTGTCTTTGTTACATAGGTACTACGTGTTGTGTTGACAATGATTATAAACTAATGCACCTTCCATGCACCTAACCAGGGACTCTGAAGCTAAGGGTTGAGTTTAAGAGAAAGAAAGTGGGAATGAGGAGTGAAGAAGCAACAAGATTTATTATTCCATCTCTCGAACAAAATTAGAAGTATACTACACCGCAACTATAGCCTAACTATAGCTATATTTTCAGTGAGCtgactaaattttattgtaacagGAAACAGCGCTTTTTCAAAAAGATCTATTATTTTCCGTCTATTACACTGGATTTGTTAACAATTAAAACACAGTTTAATTGAAATCGCTAGAAATCAAAAACCACAGTTTAAACGAGCTCGTTAGCAATTAAATCATATGTTTCTAAACAGACTCACTAGCGATTATAACACATTGCTTTGAACACTCTTGGCTTTTCCCATTTAAAAGTCTTCATCAAAAACGGTATAGTCTGATGCAGAATAAGTTTTGACCAATTTCTCATGAGATTTTGACCTAGGAGCAATTGTAGCTGGATGCCTTTCTAAACACTTCCAGCGGTCCTTCTGTGATTTGaactatccatcgttttttttgacgtcattaagtcgtttgcacatgcgcttgttcacgaaaaagccgccatttttgtagaaaacgatcatctttctttgatttattagtactttttgatgttgttttgatactataata
It encodes the following:
- the LOC137408155 gene encoding neuropeptide receptor npr-1-like — translated: MDSNSFTPSQLVQTTSPENFFYKDNITSNFDLDKCADHHKEILCGFTSKMIDQQSEAIDFSDMSQAGWIWASFGFFAPLCFFGIIGNVITIIMFAKFIKKTTTSIFILSLAVVDLLVCSITMPIWLYELFYEDHGSEFACKFDKLIYLLSIPLSGAILLVIAIDRFILVFMVKGTVITKFRAKMILFFLSLACLAIALPQALSFSVYSPIEKQLLSQFCEGEIRCNTLVCHPTTEIMSIEIWYALWEGLIISFLIMAIIFTTLYSLIFGKVYSLHRKMKMWNHNKPTSATTNVVTSSDATASPPSSGTELSSEVMIETSNLSSGVTTRTVKSGRKKRLPHLHTAITLFLITLFFILAYAPLIIMMFTGACEGDSDNKFDDVCGRNDYRQFIWHFYFINHVTNPVIYAFMNPRFRDAIRVCCLSLRGKKNLHQSATKSTSAPSDSTRL